The DNA region AGCCGCACCCGGTCGAAGCGCCCGTCGGCGTCGCTGGCGATGGCCCAGGACTCCTCGATGACGAGCTGCGACTCGACCGCGCGGCGGGCCCTGCCACCGCGCAGAGCGGGCAGGATGGCGAAGCCCATCACCAGGTAGCGCAGGTTCAGCAGGGTCCCGGCGACGGCCGCCGCGGCCCAGCCGCCGCCGTTGACGATCACCGAGACGGCGGCGAACTGCGAGGAGCCGACGAAGACCAGGCCGGACATGGAGGTCGCGGCGAGCGCGCTGAAGCCCGCGCCCCTGGCGAGGACGCCGAAGGAGATCCCGAAGGCGAAGATCGCGACGGTGAACGGCACGGCGGCCCTGGCCCCCGTGGCCCAGGCCCCGCGCCGCCCGTCCGCCGGGACCTGCCGGGCGGGCCCGGCCCCGCCGTCGGTCATCCGCGCTCGCTCACCGCGGGGGCGGTCCTCGCGGGCGCCAGGACCGCCTCCTGCCCGCGCACGATCCGTCCGTACGCCGCCGCGAGCGCGGCCCCGACCGCGCCGAGGGGGAACCGCAGGGCGTCGACGGCGGTGACGGGCTGTACCTCGTAGGCCGTGCCGGTGAGGAACACCTCGCTGGCGCGGGTCAGTTCGGACGGGTGCAGGTGGCGTTCGACGACGGAAAGGCCCCGGTCGCGGGCGATGTCGATGACGGTACGGCGGGTGATGCCGTCCAGGACGCACTCCGGGGGCGGGGTGTGCAGCTCCCCCGCGATCACCAGGAACAGGTTGGCGCCGGTGGCCTCGGCGAGGCGGCCGCGGTGGTCCAGGAGCAGCGCGTCGTCGTGGCCCGCCGCCTCGGCCTCCTGTCCGGCGAGCGCGCCGAGGGCGTAGAGGGCGGCGGTCTTGGCGCTGACGGGCGCGGTGTCGGGGGCGGGGCGGCGCCAGCGCGAGGTGCGCAGGCGGATGCCGCGGGGCCCTTCGGTGAAGATCCGCGGCCAGGGCCAGGCGGCGATGGCGACGTGCACGCGGCTGTCCGGCGCGACCAGGCGCAGGGTGTCGCTGCCGCGCCAGGCGACCGGGCGTACGTAGCCGTCGGTGAGGCCCGCGACGGCGACGGTCTCGGCCGTGGCGGCGGCGAGGTCCGGGACGGACCAGGGCAGTTCGAAGCCCATCGTGCGGGCCGACGCGGCGAGCCGGGCGGTGTGCTCGTGGAGCTTGAAGACGCGCCCGTCGTAGGCCCGTTCGCCCTCGAAGACGCTGCCGCCGTAGTGCAGCCCGTGGCTGAGCACGTGCAGCCTGGCCTCGCGCCAGGGCACGAAGTCCCCGTCGTACCAGATGACGCCGTCCCGTTCGTCGAGGGGCGGCGCGGCGGGTGCGGGGGCGGCCCGGGTCATGTGGCGAAGCCCCGCTCGGCGTAGGGGAAGCCTTCGAGTTCGTTGACGGGGACGGTGTCGTCGCGGCGCGACGCGTAGTAGATGCGGACCTCGTCGATGAGTCCGGCGTCGTCGAAGCGGTAGACCTCGGCGCCGCGCAGGACCTTGCCCAGGCGGGGCTTGAAGGCGGTCCACTCGCAGACGGCGGTGCGGGTCTGCTCGTCGGCGTACACGGCGTCGACGGCCCAGTGGGAGTCGTTGGCCCGCACGTCGGCGCCCCAGCGCTCCACGATGGGGTCGATGCCGGGGACGGGTCCGGACATGCCGTGGGCGAGGTAGTGCACGACCCGCTCGGACACGCACTGGGCGAACAGGTCCCGGTCGACCTTGTTGCACGCCTCGAAGTACTGTCGTACAGCGGCTTCCATCGCGGCCCGGTCCAACGTGGCACGCTCAGGGCTTCCCATGGCTGCTCGCCCTCTCGTCAGTGGTCATCGGTGTTCCCGCGGGTGCGTGCGGGTGCATGAGGGCACACCCGCCGCGCCCCGCTCACAGCTCCGCCGGCGCGAACCGCAGCGGCGGCAAGGACGTGAGGTGCTCCCGTGCCCGCAGCAGCGCCCGCTGGTCGCCGGTGAAGGCGTAGCGGTCGCCGTCCGCGCCGGTGGGCAGCAGGGTGCGTACGAGTTCCTTGGCCGCCGCGCGGTACTCCGCCGGTGTGCCGACGGACGCTTCCATACCCTCGACCGCGTCGATCAACTCCCGCAGCCCCATGAGGGCCCGGTCGAGGTCCAGGCGCAGCCGCCCGTCGCGGTCGGCGGTCAGGGCGCGGCGGGCGCGCAGCCAGGAGTAGAGGAACACACCGGTGCCCGCGTCGAAGTTGCGGACGGCGTGCGCGTCGAGCGGGTACCGGAACACGCGCTCGAGCAGGACCATGGCGACCTGCTCGTCGGCGTAGGGGACGGCGGGGTCCGTGTGGCAGGCGAGGACGGTCTTCGCGTCGACCTTCAGCTCTTCGAGGAGGCCGATGAACCAGTTCGTCTTGAGTTTCACGTGCCGGTCGAGGGGCCACCGGCCCTGGTGGTGGAAGTAGTCGTGGAGATATCCCCACACGGAGCGGGCCTGGTAACACACGTCGGGGTCGAGTCCGGCCGAGTCCTGGGGCACGGATTCGGCGGTGAGCACGGACTGTGCGGACGGCAGGGCGAACGTCTCGTGAATCCGGCGGAATTTGTTGAAGAAGAAGATCGCGTAATTCTGTTCGGTGACGCGGTCGTGGGCGGCGACATTCTCGGGGAAGAAGACGATGCAGTTGCCCTGGGAGAACCCCGCGCTGCCCGCGAGCAGGACGGTGGCCTGGCAGTTGTTCTTGGGGTGCGGATAGTGGACGGCGAGTTCGGCCAGCGCGTCCGGTTCCTTGCGGCGGACGAGGAAGAACTCCAGGCGCCGGCCCACCGGCGGCGCGCTGTTGGTGGTCTGGACGGGGGCGAGGAACGCCGCCCAGTCGCCGTCGGCGGGGGCGGTGAGGGCGTCACGGCTGCGGGCGAAGTGCGGCGGCGTGTCCAGGCCCGCGGCCAGCCAGTCGTCGACGTCGGCGGCGAGCGCGTCGGCCTGGGCCGTGCGGCCGTGCCCGGCGAACCAGGCGGTGGCCTCGTCCTTGACGGCGAGCAGGCGGCGGCGGTCGTCGTCGTCCGGGGCGGGGACGGTGCCGTCGTCGCGCTGGCGGGTGCGGAAGTCGTCGATGCGGGGCAGCAGGCCGTGGCCGAGGCGGGTGGCCTCGTCGAGCAGGTCGTCCTGGAGGCGGTGGGCGGCCCGCGCGGCGCTCATCGGCCGGACTCCCGCACGGGGTGGGCCGGTTCCCGCACGGCGTGGGCCGGTCCCCCCGCGTGCGGTTCGGGTTCCCGCACGTGGTGGACGGTGAAGACCATCGGCACCTCACCGAAGCTGCGCACGACCCGCAGGCCGTGGGCCCGCGCGGCGACGACGGTGGTGACGCACGCGTCGGCGCGGCCCGCGGCGCAGTCGATGGCGGCCTGGGCGTTGCTGGTCACCAGGCGGCGTGCGCGGCGGTCGGGGACGAGCCCGGCCGGGGCGGGGTGGGTGGCCACGGTGCGGGGCTCGGCGCGGGCTCCGGGCGGGGCGGCGAGCACCATCTCGTGGGTGGGCCACAGGAAGCAGTCGACCATGCGGCAGGTGCGCAGGTTGCCGAAGACGAGGGTGTGCAGTTCGGGGTAGACGGCGCAGGCGAGCAGCGCGTGTTCGCCGTTCCTCGGCACGCTCTCCATGGCCTCTTCGAGGCAGGTGTGCAGGACGACCTGTCCGTCGTCGGCGCGCCCGTGGCGCCGGAGCCACAGGTGGGCGGCGGACTCCAGGTTGGTTCCCGTGGGGCCGAGGGTGTGCAGGTACCGGATCTCGTCGATCGCCGACGACGGCGCCCACGGCGGAGAAGCAACGCTCAATTGTTCCCCCGTCATCATTTCCACTCCCTCTGGAATTTCTCCCGAAATTCTCCGGTCGTGCTGGGGCGACACTTCTCGGGGCGTACTGGGACAACGCCCGGAACGTACGCCACCGGTTCAGGTGCGCGTCGGCGATCCTAGGCGTCCGCACCCCGCTCCGGCCAGGGCGTCCAGGGCCCGCGGAGCCGTTTTCCGTACTCTGGCCAATTCGGCCCGCCCGGCGTTCCTGAATTCCACCGACAAATCACATCGGGCCGGGCGAAAGAGCGTCGTTTTCATCGCCCCGCCCGTGATGTGGCCAGCCGTATTACGTCACGGCGACCGCAATGCGCCGCTCAGGCGGCAGCAGTGGGCAGCGACGGCAGCCGGGTGTCGTACAGCCAGGCCTGGAACAGCTCGTCCACCGGGCCGTCCGCGTACCGCTCGACGTGGGCGGTGAACGTCTGCGTGGTGACCACGCCGTGCCGGTGGACCCTGGTCCACTCGCGCAGCATCCGGAAGAACGCGTCGTCGCCGAGCGCGCAGCGCACCGCGTGCACGGCGAGGCCGCCGCGTTCGTAGAGCCGGTCGTCGAACATCAGCTTGCGGCCGGGGTCGGCCAGCTTGAGGTCCTGCGGCTGCGCGGCGAGCAACCGGTGGGCGACGGCGGCGAGTTCCGGGGCGGTGCGGGCGCCCGAGCGCTCCGACCAGAGCCATTCCGCGTACTTGGCGAGGCCCTCGTTGAGCCAGATGTGCCGCCAGTCGGCGATGGTGACGCTGTTGCCGAACCACTGGTGGGCGAGCTCGTGCGCCACCAGGCGCTCCGCGCTGCGGGCACCGTCCACGTGGTTGACGCCGAACAGCGACAGGCCCTGGGCCTCGACGGGCACGTCCAGTTCCTCGTCGGCCACGACGACGCCGTACTCGGCGAAGGGGTAGGGCCCGAAGAGCTCCTCGAACAGCGCCATCATCTGCGGCTGGCGCGCGAAGTCCCGGGAGAACTCGGCGAGGAGGTGCGCGGGGAAGTGCCCGGTCTGCGGCACCCCGCTGAGCCCGGGGTCGCCGAGGATCGCCGTCTGGTACTTGCCGACGGACAGGCCGACCAGATAGCTGGGCGTGGGCGCGGGCTGTTCGTAGAGCCAGGTGGTGGTGGAGGCCTTGGTGGTGCGGGTGAGGAGGCGGCCGCCGATCACCACCTGGTACGCCGAGGGCGTCGTGATCGAGATCTGGTACGCGGCCTTGTCGGCGGGCCGGTCGTTGCACGGGTACCAGGACGGCGCCCCGACGGGCTGGCTCGCGACCAGCGCGCCGTCGGTCAGCTCCTCCCAGCCGAGCCCGCCCCAGGGGCTGTTGACCGGCTTGGGGTTGCCCGAGTAGTGCACGTCGACGGTGAAGGCGGACCCGGCGGGCAGGGCCTTCGCGGGGCGCACCCGCAGCTTGCCGCCCCGGTGCGAGTAGTGCGCGGCCCGGCCGTCGACACGGACGCGGCCGATGCGGAAGTCGGCGAGGTTCAGCTGGAACTCGGTCAGCGGTGCCCGGCCCGTTATGGCGCTGAGCCGGGCCGCGCCCGCGAGCCGGTTCGGCGCGGGCCGGTAGTCGAGTTCCAGCTCGTAGCGGTGCACCCGGTAGCGGGAGTCACCGTTGTCCGGGAAGTAGGGGTCCGGTGCTGTCTTCGGCTGCCCGCTCAACGCTGGTCCGCTCCCTGCCCTGTGCTCGTACGACGTGACGCGCGTGCTGTCCTGCCACGCGGCCCGCCGCCTCAGGGACGCCAGGCCTCGATCGGGTTGCCCAGCCAGCGGGTGTCGGCCGGGACCGACTCGCCGGCCATCACGAGGGACGCGGGGCCGAGGGTCGACCGGGCTCCGATCTCGCTGCCGGGCAGCACGATCCCGCCCGGACCCAGGGTGGCGCCCGCACGGAGGACCACAGTATCCGTCCGCAGGATCCGATCATGGAAGAGGTGCGTCTGCAGGACACAGCCCCGGTTCACGCTGGTCGCGGTCTCCAGGGTGACCAGATCGGTCTCCGGCAGCCAGTAGCTCTCGCACCACACGCCCCGGCCGACGCGCGCGCCGAGCCCGCGCAGCCACAGGTTCAGGACCGGGGTGCCGGGGACGGCTCCGGCGAGCCAGGGCACCGCGACCATCTCGACGAAGGTGTCCGCGAGTTCGTTGCGCCATACGAAGCCGCACCACAGCGGGTGCTCGCCGGTGCGGTGGCGGCCCACGAGCAGCCACTTGGCCACGATCGAGGTGAGGCAGCCGAGTGCCCCGGCGGCGAGCAGGACCGCCCCGGAAAGCAGCGCGGCGAGCCAGAGCCCGTGCCGGGCGGCCAGGGCGAGCAGCCCGACCACGAAGATCACCAGGGCGGCCGAGCAGAACACGGGGACGATCCGGCACGCCTCGACGAGCGCACGGGCCAGCTTGAGCCGGACGGGTGGCGCGTAGGTGCGGCTGTCGTCGGACCCGGCTGCCGCGCGGGGCAGCTTGACCGGCGGCAGGCCCAGGTAGGAGCTGCCCTTCTTGGCCTTCTTCGGGGTGGCCGACAGGACGCCGACCAGGCCGTCGTCGGGCACGGAGCGGCCGGGCGCGGTCATGCCGGAGTTGCCGAGGAAGGCGCGGCGGCCGATCTCGGCACGGCCGATGCGCACCCAGCCGCCGCCGAGCTCGTAGGGCGCAGTCAGGGTGTCGTCGGCGAGGAACGCGCCGTCGCCGACCGTGGTGAGGCTCGGCAGGGCGAGCACGGTGGACACTTCGGCGCCGCGTCCGACGCGCATGCCGAGCAGCCGCATCCACAGGGGGGTGACGAGTCCGGCGTACAGCGGGAAGAGGGTCTGCCGGGACAGGTCCATGAGCTGGGTGACAGTCCACGCCTGCCAGCCGATGCGGCTGTGGGTGGGGCGGGTGCCCGTGCGCAGGCCGAGGCTGAGCAGCCGGACGCCGATCAGGATCAGCAGGGCGTACGCGAGGCCGAAGGCCAGGGTCGCGGGGGCGAGGGCGAGCAGCGCGCCGCGTACGGCCTCGCCGAGGGCGGCGTCGGCGGGCACGAAGGCGCGGGCGACGAAGAGCGCGGGCAGGGCGGCGGCGAGCGGCAGGAGGCTGAGGGCGATGCCCGTCACGCCGTACATGGCGCGCCAGTGCACGGCGCGCGGCGGGCGCTGCTCGGGCCAGTCGCGCTTGGCCTTGCCGAGCTTGCCCGCGGGCGATCCGGCCCAGCGCTGGCCGGTCGGGATCGGGCCGCGCACGGCGGAGCCGGGGGCGACCTCGGCGCGCTTGCCGACGCGGGCGCCCGGGAACAGGATGCTGCGGGTGCCGACCACGGCGCCCGCGCCGACCTTGATCGCGCCGATTTCGAGGCGGTCGCCGTCGAGCCAGTGCCCGGACAGGTCCACCTCGGTCTCGACGGCGCAGCCGCGGCCGAGCTTGAGCAGCCCGGTGACCGGCGGCAGCGAGTGCAGGTCGACCTCGGCGCCGACCTTGACGCCGAGCGCGCGGGCGTAGCGCTCCAGCCAGGAGCCGGTCAGGGAGGTCGCGCCGCTGTACTCGGCGAGGCGTTCGGCGGTCCACAGGCGCAGGTGCACCGAGCCGCCGCGTGGATAGCTGCCGGGCTGGACGCCGCGCAGCAGCAGCCGGGCGCCGCCCGCCGCGACGGCGAGACGTCCGGGCGGGCTGTACAGGACGAGGACGCCGACGGCGATGAGCCACCAGGGCGCGGACAGGGCCCACGGGTAGGCGCCGAAGTGGTGCAGGACGTTGCCGAGCGCGGCGAGCGCGACCGTCCAGCGCAGTCCGACGAGGGTGAACAGCGGGAGCAGCAGGGCCGCCTGGGCGGCCTGGGCGCGCACGGGCACGGGGGCGATCTCGCGGGCGGCGCCGTCGTCCTGCGCGGACTTCTCCAGGCGGCGGGCGAGCTTGCGCAGGACGGGGCGTTCGTAGATGTCGATGACGGCGGCGCTCGGGTAGCGCGTGCGCAGCCGGGTGGTGAGCTGGGCGGCGGCGATGCTGCCGCCGCCGATCGCGAAGAAGTCGTCACAGGCGCTGGTCACGGGGATGCCGAGGGTCTCGCTCCACTGCTCGGCGAGCCAGGCCTCGGTGCCGTACAGCTGCTCGGCCTTGCCGCCGGTGTCGAGGTCGGGCAGGGGCCAGGGCAGGGCGTTGCGGTCGACCTTGCCGGAGGTGCGGGTGGGCAGGTCGGCGACGGGGGCGAGCAACGGCACGAGGGCGGCGGGCAGTTCGGCGCGCAGCTTCTCGACGGCGGCCGCGTGGTCGAAGCCGTCCTGGGGGACCAGATAGCCGACGAGGAGCTGGTTGCCGCCGCGTGCGGTGCGGACGGCGGCGGCCGCGCCCGCGACGCCGGGCAGGGCCTGGAGGGCGGCGTCCACTTCGCCGAGTTCGATGCGGCGGCCGCCGAGCTTGATCTGTTCGTCGGTGCGGCCGAGGAAGATCAGACCCTCGGGGTCGGCCTTGACGAGGTCGCCGCTGCGGTAGGCGCGCCGCCAGCCCATGGACTCCAGGGGCGCGTACTTCTCAGCGTCCTTCTCCGGGTCGAGGTAGCGGGCGAGCCCCGCGCCGCCGATGACGAGCTGACCGCTCTCCCCCATCGGCACGGGCCGGTCCGCCTCGTCGACGACGACGAGCTCCCAGCCGGCCAGCGGCAGCCCGATCCGGATCGGCTCGTCGCCGGTCATGAGTGCGGCGCAGGCGACGACCGTGGCCTCCGTCGGGCCGTAGGTGTTCCACACCTCGCGGCCCTCGGTGACCAGGCGCTGGGTCAGCTCGGGCGGGCAGGCCTCGCCGCCGAAGATCAGCAGCCGGACGTCGCCCAGGGCCTCGGGCTCCCACAGCGCGGCGAGCGTCGGCACGGTGGAGACCACGGTGATCTCCTGCTCGACCAGCCAGGGCCCGAGGTCGGCGCCGCTGCGCACCTGCGAGCGCGGCACGGGCACGAGGCAGGCGCCGTAGCGCCAGGCCAGCCACATCTCCTCGCAGGACGCGTCGAACGCCACGGAGAGGCCGGCCATGACGCGGTCGCCCGGCCCGATGGGCTCCTCCTGGAGGAACAGGGCGGCCTCGGCGTCCACGAACGCGGCGGCGCTGCGGTTGCTCACCGCGACGCCCTTGGGCTTGCCGGTGGAGCCCGACGTGAAGATGATCCACGCGTCGTCGTCGGGCTCGGGCCGACCCGCGGGGACGTCGGCGGGCTTGTCGACGGTGAAGGCGTGTCCGGCGCCGATGACGGTGCGCACGCCCGCCTCGCCGAAGACGAGGTCGGCGCGCTCGTCGGGGTCCTCGGCGTCGACCGGGACGTAGGCGGCGCCCGCGGCGATGACGGCGAGGATCGCGACGTACAGCTCGTTGGTGCCGCTCGGCACGCGGACGCCGACGCGGTCGCCCCTGCCGACTCCGGCGGCGTCGAGCCGGCGCCGTAGCTGTTCCACCTCGGCGGCCAGGGCGCGGTACGTCAGCTGGCGGGTGCCGTCGTCGAGGGCGGGTTCGTCGGGGTGTGCCCGCACGGTCGCGTCGATGATGTCGACCAGGGTGCGCGGTGCGGCGGCGCTCCCGGTGCTGAAGAAGGCCGGCTCCTCGAACTGTTCGCTCATCTCCGCTTCGAGCAGGCTGAGCTCAGCGTTCGCGCGCGTGGCTTCCATCGGGTCCTATCGTCGAAGGCCGCGGATCCCCGGGAGCTCGCCGTGCCACTCCCGGTTTGCCTGGGGTTGTCCGGTCCTGGACCAAACAACCGGCATAGCCTAATCGCTTGTCGTGAACGCGGCGCGGCGGAGTGAGCAAGGCCACCGCCCCGGAGACACGGAAAAGGCCGCCCCCGCCTTTCGGCGAGAACGGCCTCCGACCTGTGAGACACATGGTCGGGACGACAGGATTTGAACCTGCGACCCCTTGACCCCCAGTCAAGTGCGCTACCAAGCTGCGCCACGTCCCGTTGCCCGCTGACCTGGGGTTTCCCCTGGCCGAACGCGCACCGAAACAATACCGCACTCCGGACCGTGATCGCTCACGCCTTTCACCTCTTGACCTCAAGTGGACTTCAGGTTGCACGCTCGTCCGCATGACGACGACAACGGAGCACACCTTCACGTACGGGGACCTCCCCCGCCTCATGGGCCTCATGACGGGCGACGAGAAGCACGGCCCCGCGGCCACGTCCACGCTGGACGCGCTGTGGGTGCTCTACGACCGCGTGCTCAGGGTCACACCCGACCGCGCCGACGACCCGGCCCGCGACCGGTTCCTCCTCTCCAAGGGACACGGCCCCATGGCCTACTACGCCGTGCTCGCGGCCAAGGGCTTCCTGCCCGTCGACTGGCTGGAGGGCTTCGGCTCGTACGACTCGCCCCTCGGACACCACCCGGACCGTGTCCTGGTCCCGGGCGCCGAGATCGGCAGCGGCTCGCTCGGCCACGGCCTGCCGCTGGCTGTCGGCACCACTCTCGGCCTGCGGGCCCGCGGCCTCACCGACCCGCGCGTGTGGGTGCTCGTCGGGGACGCCGAGCTGGACGAGGGCAGCAACCACGAGGCCATCGCCTACGCCGGACCGGCCGGCCTCGAACAGCTGCACACCCTGGTGATCGACAACGCCTCGGCGTCCTACGCCCGGCCCGGCGGCATCGCCGCCCGGTTCGAGGCGGCCGGCTGGTCCGCGCTCACCGTCGACGGACGCGATCACGAGGCGCTGTACGCGGCGTACACGGCGCCGCACGCGGGGCGGCCGCACGCGGTCATCGCGCGGGTGGAACCCAAGTCGGTGTGAGGCGCGCGAGGAGCCCGGGTCGGCGTGACGCCGACGCCCGGCCCCGCCCCTGACCCGTCTGACCCGTCTCCTCCCCTGGTTCATCTCTTCTGGAAGGACTCCCTCCTCATGGACACCATGCGTGACCGTTTCGCCCCCGTCATGACGCGGCTGCTCGACGAGGACCCTCGCCTGGCCGTCGTGCTCGCCGAGATCGGCTTGGACGGTTTCAAGGACGCGATGCGGGCTCATCCGGACCGGGTCATCAATGTCGGCATCCGGGAGCAACTGCTCGTCGGCGCCGGTGCCGGACTCGCCCTCGCGGGGCTGCGCCCCGTCGTGCACACCTTCGCCAGCTTCCTGGTGGAGCGGCCCTTCGAGCAGATCAAGCTGGACTTCGGCCACCAGGACGTGGGCGGCGTCCTGGTCAGCGCGGCCGCGTCGTTCGACTGGCCGGAGGGCGGGTTCACGCACATGTCGCCCGGCGACGTCGCGCTCCTCGACACCCTGGACGGCTGGACCGTGCACGTGCCGGGCCACCCCGACGAGGCCGAGACGCTGCTGCGGCACGCGGTCGCCGCGGGCGACGACAAGGTGTACGTGCGGCTGTCCGTGCAGGCCAACGCCACGCCGATGCCGGTGGACGGGGCCGGGTTCCACACCGTGCGGGAGGGGCGGCGCGGGGTCGTCGTGGCCGTCGGGCCGATGCTCGACCAGGTGCTCGCCGCCACGGAGGGGCTCGACGTGACGGTCCTGTACGCGACGACGGTGCGGCCGTTCGACGCGGCGGGGCTGCGCCGGGCCGTGGGGGGCGCGGTGGCCGCCGATGTCGTGCTGGTCGAGCCGTACCTCGCCGGGACGTCCACGGCTGCCGCGAACGACGCCCTCGTGGAGGTGCCGCATCGGGTGCTCGGGCTCGGGGTGGCTCGGCGGGAGCTGCGGCGGTACGGGCGGGTGGAGGAGCATGTGCGGGCGCATGGGCTGGATGCGGGGTCGCTGCGCGAGCGGATCGGGGGGTTCCTGGGCTGAGGTTCGGGGCCCTGCGGTGCTTTCCCCGACCCCACCTCTTCCCGAACCCGGGGGCTGCGCCCCCTGGACCCCCGCTATTCGGCGCTCCGCGCCTCGCCCTCGAACGCCGGACGGGCTGAAAGTGTGCCGGTGCGGCAACGTCTCAGCCGCTCCGGCGTTTGAGGTGCGGGGTCTGCGGCGGAGCGCCGGTTTCGGTGAGCCCCGATGCTCGCTGAGGGCTGCCCCGTAGAAGATCTGCGGTGTGGTCGACTGCCGTGGGACCGAGTCGACCGTCCAACCGTTCGCGGCACGCCTGGGGCTCCGCCGGAGCGCACACGGTCGTGTGAGCATGAAGCCCCGGGAGCGCGCGCTCACCTCACGGCAACTCGCGTGTGAGCCAGACCACTTCACCGTTGTCTTCCATGGAGACGTGATCCCGCTCGAACCCGAGCTTCTCAAGCACACGGAGCGATGGCGCGT from Streptomyces flavofungini includes:
- a CDS encoding transketolase family protein; protein product: MDTMRDRFAPVMTRLLDEDPRLAVVLAEIGLDGFKDAMRAHPDRVINVGIREQLLVGAGAGLALAGLRPVVHTFASFLVERPFEQIKLDFGHQDVGGVLVSAAASFDWPEGGFTHMSPGDVALLDTLDGWTVHVPGHPDEAETLLRHAVAAGDDKVYVRLSVQANATPMPVDGAGFHTVREGRRGVVVAVGPMLDQVLAATEGLDVTVLYATTVRPFDAAGLRRAVGGAVAADVVLVEPYLAGTSTAAANDALVEVPHRVLGLGVARRELRRYGRVEEHVRAHGLDAGSLRERIGGFLG